In Gopherus flavomarginatus isolate rGopFla2 chromosome 1, rGopFla2.mat.asm, whole genome shotgun sequence, a single genomic region encodes these proteins:
- the PKDREJ gene encoding polycystin family receptor for egg jelly, which translates to MPPLLLPSLLLSLLGCCGPPGRAAAAAPRFQLPPLLVTCSDPHGRVYRRQDSELWASCLWDGPIELRYTRAPGAASGAQEGETQLPPPPRCRWYRDSIWVQDTSRWSGRAVLGPGLAGAGPAPPWASSHITVQCASASCAVPTCLHRNLSIEVSGQDVRLFLLWPPEPPILEWQPVQLGWCARLKSSRWRYRFSSRGGSPAALLIPSNRHHKLLPPAAYPRAELHQVCASYYSYRLTVHYTRRGLYIASISMEQGPRISLSLTLRVEPALLHVLSAHSKLFSLPYQPLSLSWSLQPLGPRTLAYRLLDMQGTEGWSASYNPYALRSNFCAASMPRQASEVALASIYFHVDGEWFGDLAGELSFSNATLGLTMNSETPTYLTLNAQKTKTGTYIFSRNHGLYYTTQANNASAPDDGVNTHYIFFQQQSLSFLLTIEFVKLQWYKFNMHLYLNRKGALFRSLVDRDIEVHIFNSGPSFLQSLIYIVWFIPVQHPVLQCEWTFNLQLFGSRKEYLIQNNTYTYDDHVRNAAHFVRRSVLPFNPALYTGFVAKVNCTRSGLTPAVLKVTVNTYASKVMESLVSCQKKPCFIERLRIQKPDLVYPIIRTKKGLQLILYAKLQVNCTDLVRTEAIWKIYGVQNVTTIPDWTKPLNPPLIWRRQMLILQIPSFSLDYGLYLFNFSVKITASESVVEGSDTVFVQIEKSDLVAVIAGGTFRTVGFSDHWTLDGSTSSDPDSLDRLEGLTFMWYCTKRVSDYANMTVSTNGTCHPNQVDLKWIKFSGPSQTVLPETLQGNTVYHFRLVIQKDNRKSYADQTISVRPGSPPVLNVTCIENCGKIVIPTDRFTLSGKCLNCRMTSRPVYHWSLFSGSFTEVKFDWASKTSTGKSSAYLSIHALTFMNIADQSYTLLLKITTWGGTSSTYRYSFYVNSPPRIGKCTVNPTRGVAFLTKFIVQCSGFSDRNLPLTYKVIAASDLLKSSRITSLEENTLGTIVYFGYQPKTPPSFLPIGVPSKKYTLTIYVQVYDSLGAFSQVALHTTVQDPAKSRPPDIMLNELLALTSGSNAPMTSLLQIGDYLNVGYLVYMVASILNDIKTAPIIQVSKAEFRESLLNQSLSIPTTNVMEVNQVVACISELTQEVTEVNRASQQLAIQKLKEVSEALKRFRDKSLGSEQTELLSTGILTGLSNVLKASLLDLSNVNVHAVKQTFSVMETLAEIVLQGKVPGENETVMEAKSWNINLQKDEKWDVTNTFSAKKDCRNCFYPTLKQGDHSELPIDAVIATVFYEFEENPFPWLAYRSDIVTTVTGFKMTGTKVNGDIIGIMPAVAEVIIARKDKKSAAFKLTIGPDKTLPKTTGGFSFEVDRNSKDIFIQILTKLKVSFRLFIYLGVNVIHTSPIASFVASHNEPAVASGNKSNNIDCAIKAPYVICLPQSLLRATAPGSGTDKWTISIILQSQSIVRSRNNRLVSISLFNAVCLDLDGVQSQWKEGTCVLGPLTSWQRVHCICKVKQRTKGTASRTIPSSSKFDIKFLASKVFVVPNPVDLKKSLLAKIHKNMVTLLTVLFIFLVYFLLALWALRKDRTDKVSRDKVIVLQDNDPFDKVCYLVTLYTGSRLGAGTTADVFLQLIGQNGTSDVHHLRHLNYPSFIRGGIDTFLLTTKNDLGDIYSLRVWHNNGGSSPDWFLSRVKVENMYTKEFWLFICRKWLALDKDDHLLERTFVVTHPRVPLAKMDYFLINIANDLVDSHIWLSVFAQVVTGSFNRLQRLSCCLAVLLCTLLINIMFFNADKNKEVVSIHLRYLISIIIGIESALVTIPVQMIITALFKYSQKEPSPHGAAQNHPKESSPFMSGNLRNWKERLQKWYLTEASTQSVSSNTLENCSNANDSYSLQYFDKKRKQRTPKMWSNCTISEGAANAIAAQEENAADTSTAEAKAQQTQPRNSNFSNNYAEEKDDSIQKERKPLNIPFMLFRKRPQITFCWWCVYVSWILVIAVAGVSSFFIVLYGLSYGYKTSLEWLLASATSFFESVLLLQTLKIILFSALGTIYPKYYENIPWSTRDNFLEIRLDEVSMDADEMREKHYEIIRLRGTKQYQPLEEDEITIMRKREKIKSKVFIFLKDIVSHFVFLTLVLNIAYSTENTNSFYYNQVIHKQFSLKLSSVDKLEHIYLWVNNVFLPLIHNNHQPTFLSDSWSKILGLPRMRQVRAKSTEKKCFHPHSFVNKFVISKSHCLHKYGSDPEEKGDYAGSWTKVANRSVTSDIVNYVGFTYQSNRNQWVYYSYGELYTYGPGGYTFYFFPAEQRPNSTKRLNVLQNSNWLDEETWAVIIELTTFNPDVHLFCSISVIFEISHFGLINTSLSVHSFTLPIFQQQSRTQIFVFITVLAFLLIYTMDEIQIIRQERTKYIKNVSNLINFGLKSVFVFFVFLQVIKFKMGADIVKFYLLNPNDFIPFHTVSHVDQTLRIIMGFLAFLIVLKTLRYSRFFYDVRLAQRSILAALPGICSMALVVAVYFFVYMAFGYLVFGQHEWNYNNMIHSAQTVFSYCVSAFKDTAFTSNRLLGGLFLASFMLVMICVLINLFQAVIMSAYEDMKQPVYEEPSDEAEVITFLVHKIRRIWYFITCRTPAASDPDLFNSVLYGQAQRYSHRHLGLKTKKINGKKMVYLVI; encoded by the coding sequence ATGCCGCCgctgctcctccccagcctcctCCTGTCGCTCCTGGGCTGCTGCGGCCCCCCGGGCCGGGCTGCTGCGGCCGCCCCGCGCTTCCAGCTCCCGCCACTGCTGGTCACCTGCTCGGACCCGCACGGGCGTGTCTATCGGCGCCAGGACAGTGAGCTCTGGGCCTCGTGCCTGTGGGATGGTCCCATCGAGCTGCGTTATACGCGGGCCCCGGGAGCAGCGTCAGGAGCCCAGGAGGGAGAGACACAGCTGCCACCCCCACCGCGCTGCCGCTGGTACCGGGACTCAATCTGGGTGCAGGACACCTCTCGCTGgtcaggcagggcagtgctggggccaggcctggctggggcGGGCCCTGCTCCACCCTGGGCCTCAAGCCACATCACGGTACAATGTGCATCGGCCTCGTGTGCCGTGCCTACGTGTCTGCACCGCAACCTGAGCATCGAGGTGTCTGGGCAGGATGTGCGGCTCTTCCTGCTTTGGCCACCGGAACCCCCCATCCTTGAGTGGCAGCCCGTGCAGCTGGGCTGGTGTGCACGCCTCAAGAGCTCACGCTGGCGCTACCGCTTCAGCAGCCGCGGGGgcagccctgctgcactcctcaTTCCTAGCAACCggcaccacaagctgctcccaccCGCTGCCTACCCAAGAGCTGAATTGCACCAGGTCTGTGCCTCCTACTACAGCTACCGCCTGACCGTGCACTATACCCGCCGTGGTCTCTACATTGCCTCAATCAGCATGGAGCAGGGGCCTCGGATCAGCCTTAGCCTCACCCTGAGGGTGGAGCCAGCTCTGCTGCATGTCCTCAGTGCCCACTCTAAGTTGTTTAGCCTTCCTTACCAGCCTCTCAGCCTCTCTTGGAGCCTACAGCCCCTTGGCCCCAGGACACTGGCATATAGGCTGCTGGACATGCAGGGGACGGAGGGCTGGTCAGCCTCCTATAATCCTTATGCTTTGCGGAGCAACTTCTGTGCTGCCTCCATGCCCCGGCAGGCTAGTGAAGTGGCGCTGGCCAGCATTTACTTCCATGTTGATGGAGAGTGGTTTGGGGATCTAGCAGGGGAGCTGAGTTTCTCCAATGCTACACTGGGCCTGACAATGAACAGTGAAACTCCCACCTACCTCACCCTTAATGCCCAGAAGACCAAGACTGGCACTTATATTTTTAGCCGCAACCATGGACTTTATTACACCACCCAAGCAAACAATGCCAGTGCCCCTGATGACGGTGTCAACACCCATTATATATTCTTTCAGCAGCAGAGCCTTTCCTTCTTGCTCACTATTGAGTTTGTGAAGTTGCAATGGTACAAGTTCAACATGCACTTGTACCTGAACCGGAAAGGAGCCCTGTTCAGGTCTCTAGTGGACAGAGATATAGAAGTCCACATTTTCAACAGTGGTCCTTCTTTTTTGCAGAGTTTGATCTACATTGTGTGGTTTATTCCTGTGCAAcatccagtgctgcagtgtgagtGGACCTTCAATCTGCAGTTGTTTGGGTCAAGAAAAGAGTACCTCATCCAGAACAATACTTATACTTATGATGATCATGTCAGAAATGCAGCCCACTTTGTCCGTCGCTCTGTTTTACCTTTTAATCCTGCCCTATACACAGGGTTTGTGGCAAAAGTGAATTGTACCAGAAGTGGACTTACACCTGCTGTTTTAAAAGTCACAGTCAACACTTATGCTTCAAAGGTCATGGAGTCACTGGTATCTTGTCAGAAAAAACCTTGTTTCATAGAGCGTTTGAGAATCCAGAAGCCTGATCTTGTTTACCCCATCATACGTACTAAAAAAGGGTTACAACTTATCCTGTATGCCAAGTTGCAAGTAAACTGCACAGATCTTGTACGTACTGAAGCAATCTGGAAAATCTATGGTGTTCAGAATGTCACAACTATTCCAGACTGGACAAAACCTTTAAATCCACCCCTCATCTGGAGAAGACAGATGCTCATTTTACAAATTCCCAGCTTTAGTTTAGATTATGGCTTGTATCTGTTTAATTTCTCTGTTAAAATAACTGCATCTGAGAGTGTTGTGGAAGGCTCAGATACAGTTTTTGTTCAGATTGAGAAGAGTGACCTGGTGGCAGTCATTGCTGGAGGCACTTTCCGGACAGTAGGTTTTTCTGATCATTGGACTCTGGATGGATCTACTTCCTCTGATCCTGATTCATTGGACCGATTAGAGGGGCTCACATTTATGTGGTACTGTACAAAACGTGTATCAGATTATGCAAACATGACAGTGAGTACAAATGGGACCTGTCATCCAAACCAGGTAGATTTGAAATGGATAAAGTTTTCTGGTCCTAGTCAGACTGTTTTGCCAGAAACCCTTCAAGGAAATACTGTGTACCATTTTCGTTTGGTCATTCAAAAGGATAACAGAAAGAGTTATGCTGACCAAACCATAAGCGTGCGGCCTGGATCTCCACCTGTTCTGAATGTTACATGCATTGAAAATTGTGGTAAAATTGTAATTCCAACAGATAGATTTACATTGTCTGGAAAATGCCTAAACTGTAGAATGACTAGCCGACCAGTCTATCACTGGTCACTTTTTTCAGGAAGTTTCACTGAAGTAAAATTTGATTGGGCTTCCAAAACTTCAACAGGGAAGTCTAGTGCATACCTGTCTATACATGCTTTGACTTTTATGAATATTGCAGACCAGTCATACACTCTTCTCCTAAAAATAACCACTTGGGGTGGTACGTCATCAACCTATAGGTACTCATTTTATGTAAATTCTCCACCTAGGATTGGAAAGTGTACTGTCAATCCAACCAGAGGTGTTGCATTCCTGACAAAATTTATTGTTCAGTGTAGTGGATTTTCAGATAGAAATTTACCTCTTACGTACAAAGTAATAGCAGCCTCAGATTTATTGAAAAGCAGTAGAATAACTTCTTTAGAGGAGAATACATTAGGGACAATAGTGTATTTTGGCTATCAGCCTAAAACTCCTCCATCTTTTCTCCCCATTGGTGTACCATCTAAGAAGTATACTTTGACAATCTATGTTCAAGTGTATGATTCCCTTGGGGCATTTTCCCAAGTAGCTTTACACACAACAGTGCAGGATCCAGCCAAAAGTAGACCGCCAGATATTATGCTCAATGAACTGCTTGCTTTAACCAGTGGATCAAATGCACCAATGACATCTTTGCTTCAAATTGGAGATTATTTAAATGTAGGCTATTTGGTTTATATGGTTGCCTCAATTTTAAATGATATTAAAACTGCACCAATTATCCAGGTGTCTAAGGCTGAATTTAGAGAAAGCCTTCTTAATCAGTCTTTGAGTATTCCTACTACCAACGTAATGGAAGTAAATCAAGTAGTTGCTTGTATTTCTGAATTAACACAGGAAGTCACTGAAGTAAATAGAGCATCACAACAGCTTGCCATTCAAAAACTGAAAGAAGTGAGTGAAGCACTAAAAAGATTCAGGGATAAAAGCCTTGGGTCTGAACAAACAGAGCTTCTGAGCACTGGTATACTAACAGGCCTGTCCAATGTCCTGAAAGCTTCTCTTTTAGACCTCAGCAATGTCAATGTGCATGCAGTTAAACAAACCTTCTCTGTCATGGAGACTTTAGCAGAAATAGTCTTACAAGGCAAAGTCCCTGGAGAAAATGAAACTGTAATGGAGGCCAAAAGCTGGAACATTAATTTACAGAAAGATGAAAAGTGGGATGTCACAAATACTTTCTCCGCCAAAAAAGACTGCCGGAATTGCTTTTATCCAACACTGAAGCAGGGGGATCATTCAGAATTGCCAATAGATGCTGTGATTGCCACTGTATTTTATGAGTTTGAAGAGAACCCCTTCCCTTGGTTGGCATATAGGTCAGATATTGTAACAACAGTCACTGGGTTCAAAATGACAGGAACCAAGGTGAATGGTGACATAATAGGGATCATGCCTGCAGTAGCAGAAGTGATTATTGCTAGAAAAGATAAGAAGTCTGCAGCTTTTAAATTGACAATAGGGCCTGATAAAACCCTCCCAAAAACAACTGGAGGATTTAGTTTTGAAGTGGACAGAAACTCCAAGGATATATTTATCCAGATTTTGActaaattaaaagtttctttcagGTTATTTATATACTTAGGTGTTAATGTCATCCACACCTCTCCTATAGCTTCTTTTGTTGCTTCTCACAATGAGCCTGCAGTTGCAAGTGGGAATAAGTCAAATAACATAGATTGTGCAATTAAGGCTCCTTATGTTATCTGTCTCCCACAGTCACTGCTGAGGgccacagccccaggcagtgggacaGATAAATGGACCATTTCCATTATCTTGCAATCACAATCTATTGTAAGGTCCAGAAACAACAGATTGGTGAGCATATCCCTTTTTAATGCTGTCTGCTTAGACCTAGATGGAGTGCAGAGTCAGTGGAAAGAAGGTACATGCGTTCTTGGCCCTCTTACCAGCTGGCAAAGGGTACATTGCATCTGCAAGGTGAAGCAGCGCACCAAGGGAACAGCAAGCCGCACCATACCCAGTTCCTCCAAATTCGATATCAAGTTCTTGGCCTCTAAAGTATTTGTGGTCCCCAACCCAGTGGATCTGAAAAAATCCCTTTTAgcaaaaatacacaaaaacatgGTGACCCTCTTAACAGTGCTTTTCATTTTTTTAGTCTATTTTCTCCTAGCTCTCTGGGCCCTGAGAAAAGACCGGACTGATAAAGTTAGCAGGGACAAAGTTATAGTCCTGCAAGACAACGACCCCTTTGATAAAGTGTGCTACTTGGTCACTTTATACACAGGCAGTCGCTTGGGAGCTGGAACCACAGCAGATGTTTTTCTCCAACTCATAGGCCAAAATGGCACCAGTGATGTGCATCACTTACGGCACCTGAATTATCCATCATTCATTCGAGGAGGCATTGATACTTTTCTGCTAACTACCAAGAATGATTTAGGAGACATTTATTCCCTTAGGGTCTGGCACAATAACGGAGGTTCTTCTCCTGACTGGTTCTTAAGTAGAGTAAAAGTTGAAAATATGTATACTAAAGAGTTCTGGCTGTTTATTTGCAGGAAATGGCTTGCTCTTGATAAGGATGATCACTTACTAGAAAGGACATTTGTTGTTACACACCCAAGAGTACCTTTGGCCAAAATGGactattttttaataaatattgccAATGACCTCGTAGATAGTCACATATGGTTATCTGTTTTTGCTCAGGTTGTCACTGGCTCTTTCAACAGACTCCAAAGATTATCTTGCTGTTTAGCAGTACTATTGTGTACCCTGCTTATTAACATTATGTTCTTTAATGCTGACAAAAATAAAGAAGTTGTTTCAATACACTTACGATATTTGATATCAATAATAATAGGAATTGAAAGTGCTTTGGTTACCATCCCTGTGCAAATGATTATAACTGCCTTGTTTAAGTATTCACAGAAGGAGCCTTCTCCACATGGTGCAGCTCAGAATCACCCAAAGGAAAGTTCACCCTTCATGTCTGGAAACCTTAGGAACTGGAAGGAACGCCTGCAAAAATGGTACCTTACAGAAGCTTCTACACAATCAGTGAGTAGCAATACTCTAGAGAACTGTTCCAATGCTAATGATTCATATAGTTTACAGTATTTTGAtaagaaaagaaagcaaagaacACCAAAAATGTGGAGTAATTGCACAATCTCTGAGGGTGCTGCAAATGCAATTGCAGCACAGGAGGAAAATGCAGCTGATACTTCAACTGCAGAGGCTAAAGCACAACAAACCCAACCGCGAAACTCCAATTTCAGTAAtaattatgcagaagaaaaggaTGACAGcattcagaaagaaagaaaaccactAAACATCCCCTTCATGCTCTTTCGCAAAAGGCCACAGATAACTTTTTGTTGGTGGTGTGTCTATGTCTCTTGGATATTGGTCATAGCTGTAGCGGGGGTGTCATCATTTTTCATCGTATTATATGGTCTGTCCTATGGCTACAAAACATCATTAGAGTGGCTTTTAGCATCAGCAACCTCATTTTTTGAGAGTGTGCTGCTGCTTCAAACCCTAAAAATCATTCTTTTCTCAGCCCTGGGTACAATTTATCCAAAGTACTATGAAAACATCCCATGGTCAACCAGGGATAATTTCCTTGAGATTAGGTTGGATGAAGTTAGTATGGATGCAGATGAGATGAGAGAGAAGCACTATGAAATTATCAGACTCAGAGGCACTAAGCAGTATCAACCCTTAGAAGAGGATGAAATCACAATCatgaggaaaagagagaaaattaaaagCAAAGTTTTCATCTTCCTCAAAGACATTGTCAGTCACTTTGTCTTTTTAACCCTAGTATTAAACATTGCCTACTCCACAGAAAACACCAACAGCTTTTACTACAATCAAGTTATTCATAAACAATTCTCTCTCAAGCTCTCCAGCGTGGATAAACTAGAACACATTTACTTGTGGGTGAATAATGTATTTTTGCCTTTGATCCACAATAACCACCAACCAACTTTTCTTTCTGACAGCTGGTCCAAAATCCTAGGTTTGCCAAGGATGAGGCAAGTAAGAGCGAAAAGTACTGAGAAAAAATGTTTCCATCCTCACAGCTTTGTAAATAAATTTGTGATCAGTAAAAGCCATTGTCTTCATAAATATGGCAGTGACCCTGAAGAGAAAGGAGACTATGCTGGGTCCTGGACAAAGGTTGCCAACAGATCTGTTACTAGTGACATCGTCAACTATGTAGGGTTTACGTACCAGTCAAACAGAAATCAGTGGGTGTATTACTCATATGGGGAATTATACACATATGGACCAGGGGGATACACTTTTTACTTCTTCCCTGCAGAACAGCGGCCTAATTCAACAAAAAGGCTGAATGTTTTACAAAATAGCAATTGGCTTGATGAAGAGACATGGGCTGTGATTATTGAACTAACTACATTTAACCCAGACGTACATTTATTTTGCAGCATCTCGGTCATATTTGAAATTTCTCATTTTGGGCTTATAAACACAAGCTTGTCAGTACATTCTTTCACACTCCCAATTTTCCAGCAGCAAAGCAGAACACAAATTTTTGTATTTATAACTGTTCTTGCTTTTCTCCTCATTTATACCATGGATGAAATTCAAATCATACGCCAAGAAAGGACaaagtatattaaaaatgtttccAACTTAATCAATTTTGGTCTAAAGTCGGtgtttgtcttttttgttttcctGCAAGTCATCAAATTTAAAATGGGGGCTGATATAGTAAAGTTTTACTTACTTAATCCAAATGATTTCATTCCTTTCCATACAGTTTCTCATGTAGATCAGACCTTGAGGATAATTATGGGCTTTTTGGCATTTCTCATAGTTTTGAAAACTCTCAGGTATTCCAGATTCTTTTATGATGTGCGTCTGGCACAAAGATCCATCCTGGCAGCTCTTCCTGGAATCTGTTCTATGGCACTTGTGGTGGCAGTTTACTTTTTTGTATACATGGCTTTTGGCTACCTAGTGTTTGGCCAACATGAATGGAATTATAATAATATGATTCATTCAGCTCAGACTGTCTTCTCCTATTGTGTTTCAGCTTTTAAGGACACTGCTTTTACATCCAACCGGTTGCTGGGTGGTCTTTTCCTAGCCTCCTTTATGCTGGTGATGATCTGTGTCTTGATCAATTTATTTCAAGCTGTGATTATGTCTGCATATGAGGATATGAAACAACCTGTATATGAAGAACCATCTGATGAAGCAGAGGTGATTACTTTTCTAGTTCATAAAATCAGAAGGATATGGTATTTTATCACCTGTAGGACACCAGCAGCAAGTGATCCAGATCTTTTCAATAGCGTACTGTATGGGCAAGCTCAGAGGTATAGCCACCGACACTTAGGGCTAAAGACCAAAAAAATAAACGGCAAGAAAATGGTTTATCTTGTCATATGA